A region from the Thermoleophilaceae bacterium genome encodes:
- the nuoI gene encoding NADH-quinone oxidoreductase subunit NuoI: protein MTERWQPADADVVEVQRGPEPGGLGGAYRTFGMTLRGLRTTLGRLAEEPVTVEYPEEKTPVYPRFRGRHKLQRFEDSGLEKCVGCSLCVAACPADCIRVVAAENTPDHQVSAGERYAAVYEINMTRCIFCGYCELACPFDAITMGNDYELADYERSDLIFTKEMLLADSIEKTPLRREGE, encoded by the coding sequence ATGACTGAACGCTGGCAACCGGCCGACGCCGACGTGGTGGAGGTCCAGCGCGGGCCCGAGCCCGGCGGCCTCGGCGGCGCCTACCGCACCTTCGGCATGACCCTGCGCGGCCTGCGCACCACGCTCGGCCGCCTGGCGGAAGAGCCGGTGACCGTGGAGTACCCGGAGGAGAAGACGCCGGTGTACCCGCGCTTCCGCGGCCGCCACAAGCTCCAGCGCTTCGAGGACTCGGGGCTGGAGAAGTGCGTGGGCTGCTCGCTCTGCGTTGCGGCCTGCCCCGCCGACTGCATCCGCGTGGTGGCGGCCGAGAACACGCCGGACCACCAGGTCTCGGCCGGCGAGCGCTACGCCGCGGTCTACGAGATCAACATGACGCGCTGCATCTTCTGCGGCTACTGCGAGCTGGCGTGCCCGTTCGACGCGATCACGATGGGCAACGACTACGAGCTGGCCGACTACGAGCGCTCCGACCTCATCTTCACGAAGGAGATGCTCCTCGCCGACTCGATCGAGAAGACTCCGCTGCGGCGAGAGGGCGAGTAG
- a CDS encoding NADH-quinone oxidoreductase subunit J, with translation MWFEQVMFFFAALLAVAGALGVVVLRNPFYSVLALVGHLFALAILFLLLSAEFLAAAQVVVYAGAVMVLYVFVVAYVGGIEEAVADDSAPRRLGPLFAAALFVELCFAIVGTGLGAIDTRGAETGEGFGSPGQIGELLLSKFLIPFEAASFLLLIAAVGAVLLARRRRGLEEMGGA, from the coding sequence ATGTGGTTCGAGCAGGTCATGTTCTTCTTCGCCGCGCTGCTCGCCGTGGCGGGCGCGCTCGGCGTCGTGGTCCTGCGCAACCCCTTCTACTCGGTGCTCGCGCTCGTGGGGCACCTGTTCGCGCTGGCCATCCTCTTCCTGCTGCTGTCGGCGGAGTTCCTGGCCGCGGCGCAGGTGGTGGTGTACGCGGGAGCCGTGATGGTGCTGTACGTGTTCGTGGTGGCCTACGTCGGAGGCATCGAGGAGGCCGTGGCCGACGACAGCGCCCCGCGGCGGCTCGGGCCGCTGTTCGCCGCCGCGCTGTTCGTGGAGCTGTGCTTCGCGATCGTCGGCACCGGCCTCGGCGCCATCGACACTCGCGGCGCCGAGACCGGCGAGGGCTTCGGCTCTCCGGGCCAGATCGGCGAGCTGCTGCTGTCGAAGTTCCTCATCCCGTTCGAGGCGGCCTCGTTCCTTCTGCTGATCGCAGCGGTGGGCGCCGTGCTGCTGGCGCGGCGGCGGCGGGGACTCGAAGAGATGGGCGGCGCCTGA
- the nuoK gene encoding NADH-quinone oxidoreductase subunit NuoK has protein sequence MDLVWFVVLSAFIFCIGAAGVLTRRNPLVILLCLELMLNAGNLALVAFSKMHGVGDGQVFALIVMVVAACEVVIGLGLIVAMYRRRLPIDVDQMSELRG, from the coding sequence ATGGACCTCGTCTGGTTCGTCGTCCTCTCCGCCTTCATCTTCTGCATCGGCGCGGCCGGCGTGCTCACGCGGCGCAACCCGCTCGTGATCCTGCTCTGCCTCGAGCTGATGCTCAACGCCGGCAACCTGGCGCTCGTTGCCTTCTCGAAGATGCACGGCGTGGGCGACGGCCAGGTGTTCGCCCTGATCGTGATGGTCGTGGCCGCGTGCGAGGTGGTCATCGGGCTCGGCCTGATCGTGGCCATGTACCGCCGCCGCCTGCCCATCGACGTCGACCAGATGAGCGAGCTGCGCGGATGA
- the nuoL gene encoding NADH-quinone oxidoreductase subunit L, whose protein sequence is MTAAQTFGWLILAFPLLGTLVIAFGWRALPGRSAGWIGTGAIALAFLSAVGALVSIQGLGEEERAVTASAFAYAETAGFSVDFGILVDPLSVFMCLVVAGVSSLIHLYSVSYLSSDEGYARYFAYLNFFVLSMLLLVLAGNLVLLIVGWAFVGAASYLLISFWYRRQTAVYAGIKAFVINVIGDVGLVVAAFLLFNETGALDYAGVFEGAREGFSTNDGTLVAACLLLLVGAFAKSAQLPLHTWLPDAMEGPTPVSALIHAATMVTAGVYLIARTHPLFELAPAAADVAAIIGLATVIFAATVALVVTDLKRIIAYSTISQIGYMILGVSIFAYGAGLFHLMTHAFFKALLFMGAGSVIGAMGGVQSIDRMGGFRKAMPFTFITFTIGALALAGFPLMSGFFSKDEIVAFTFNRGGLYVLMGIGAYLAALLTAFYAFRMVFRVFWGEPVPEARELEQGHLAHHDPANPMTGEAEDSDVGFPGPEHHIAEREAPMRAAMGALAVLSVLGGLVAIPGVTDTLEHFLEPTFAESAGFHEHPSTGAEVLGLVVGGLIAIAGIAGAWAVYLRRPGVSLELRDRFRAVHGFLERKWWFDELYDAVFVRPAATAGRIGNSVIESALVQGVIVGGATGVVRAGTSFARAIQSGYVRAYALLLFMGLFALALYFLIVSS, encoded by the coding sequence ATGACCGCCGCCCAGACCTTCGGCTGGCTGATCCTGGCGTTCCCGCTGCTCGGGACGCTCGTGATCGCCTTCGGCTGGCGCGCGCTGCCCGGCCGCTCGGCGGGCTGGATCGGCACGGGCGCGATCGCGCTGGCGTTCCTCTCGGCGGTGGGCGCGCTTGTCTCGATCCAGGGGCTGGGCGAGGAGGAGCGGGCCGTGACCGCGAGCGCCTTCGCCTACGCGGAGACCGCCGGGTTCAGCGTGGACTTCGGGATCCTGGTGGACCCGCTGTCGGTGTTCATGTGCCTCGTGGTGGCAGGCGTCTCGTCGCTCATCCACCTCTACTCGGTGTCCTACCTCAGCTCCGACGAGGGCTACGCGCGCTACTTCGCCTACCTCAACTTCTTCGTGCTCTCGATGCTGCTGCTGGTGCTGGCGGGCAACCTCGTGCTGCTCATCGTTGGCTGGGCGTTCGTGGGCGCGGCGTCGTACCTGCTGATCTCGTTCTGGTACCGGCGCCAGACCGCGGTGTACGCCGGCATCAAGGCGTTCGTGATCAACGTGATCGGCGACGTGGGCCTGGTGGTGGCGGCGTTCCTGCTCTTCAACGAGACCGGCGCGCTGGACTACGCGGGCGTCTTCGAGGGCGCGCGCGAGGGCTTCTCCACCAACGACGGCACGCTGGTCGCAGCCTGCCTGCTGCTGCTCGTGGGCGCGTTCGCCAAGTCGGCTCAGCTGCCGCTGCACACCTGGCTGCCGGACGCCATGGAGGGCCCCACCCCGGTCTCGGCGCTCATCCACGCCGCCACCATGGTCACGGCGGGCGTGTACCTCATCGCGCGCACGCACCCGCTGTTCGAGCTGGCGCCGGCGGCCGCCGACGTGGCGGCCATCATCGGCCTGGCCACGGTGATCTTCGCCGCCACGGTGGCGCTCGTGGTCACCGACCTCAAGCGGATCATCGCCTACTCCACGATCTCGCAGATCGGCTACATGATCCTGGGCGTCTCGATCTTCGCCTACGGCGCGGGGCTGTTCCACCTCATGACGCACGCATTCTTCAAGGCGCTGCTGTTCATGGGCGCGGGCTCGGTGATCGGCGCGATGGGCGGCGTCCAGTCGATCGATCGCATGGGCGGCTTCCGCAAGGCAATGCCGTTCACGTTCATCACGTTCACGATCGGCGCGCTCGCGCTCGCGGGCTTCCCGCTGATGTCCGGGTTCTTCTCGAAGGACGAGATCGTCGCCTTCACCTTCAACCGCGGCGGGCTCTACGTGCTCATGGGAATCGGCGCCTACCTCGCGGCGCTGCTCACCGCCTTCTACGCGTTCCGGATGGTGTTCCGCGTGTTCTGGGGCGAGCCGGTGCCCGAGGCGCGCGAGCTCGAACAGGGGCACCTGGCCCACCACGACCCGGCCAACCCGATGACGGGCGAGGCCGAGGACTCAGATGTCGGCTTCCCCGGCCCCGAGCACCACATCGCGGAGCGCGAGGCGCCGATGCGCGCGGCCATGGGCGCGCTCGCGGTGCTGTCGGTGCTGGGCGGCCTGGTGGCCATCCCGGGCGTCACCGACACGCTCGAGCACTTCCTCGAGCCTACGTTCGCCGAGTCGGCCGGCTTCCACGAGCATCCCTCCACCGGCGCCGAGGTGCTCGGCCTGGTGGTGGGAGGTCTCATCGCGATCGCCGGCATCGCGGGCGCCTGGGCCGTGTACCTGCGCAGGCCGGGGGTGTCGCTCGAGCTGCGCGACCGCTTCCGCGCCGTGCACGGCTTCCTCGAGCGCAAGTGGTGGTTCGACGAGCTCTACGACGCCGTGTTCGTCCGGCCCGCCGCCACGGCCGGCCGCATCGGCAACTCGGTCATCGAGAGCGCCCTCGTGCAGGGCGTGATAGTGGGCGGCGCCACCGGCGTGGTGCGCGCCGGCACCTCGTTCGCCCGCGCCATCCAGTCCGGCTACGTGCGCGCATACGCGCTGCTGCTGTTCATGGGGCTCTTCGCCCTGGCCCTCTACTTCCTGATCGTGAGCTCCTGA
- a CDS encoding NADH-quinone oxidoreductase subunit M — translation MLDIPLSVPLFLPFAAGLAGMFAPKVARWLVLAASAGVLLYFIAMLADFDSGGGLHYVTDETWIEELGVHYALGVDGLNIFLVGLTALLWTAAVGWAAAREWDRPQHFFFHLGLAETAVLGAFLAQDLALFVVFFDLMLVPFYFLVGIWGEGDRVRATTKLVIYTLAGSLLMLAGAVALGVLSTPEGGAISFLFSDLEQRTTEAGTQYWIFALFALAFLVKAPAFPLHGWMPDAYRATPIPVLVLLSAVLSKVGVYAFLKIVLPILPEASHHFQEILIAIAVVSILYGSVLAFSQDEARLVVGYSSIAQLGFIVLGIFSLDQKGAQGALMQMVNHGLVAAALFFIIAVLGARAGGSESLERMGGIALRAPVLAALFLVVSLATLAMPGTPNFVGEILILFGVLEQKLVWGVVASTGVVLAAVYMIRMFQRAMHNRAGPAVESREIGRLGLGVLAPLTAIIVALGVYPQLILERTEPATEAKTAEARALAVPPPPAAAEGAVPQGRPFLPPGAEGLPPGAVPPQGQVPQGQGPQGQVPVP, via the coding sequence ATGCTCGACATCCCGCTCAGCGTCCCGCTGTTCCTGCCGTTCGCGGCGGGGCTCGCGGGCATGTTCGCGCCGAAGGTCGCGCGCTGGCTCGTGCTCGCGGCGTCGGCGGGAGTGCTCCTCTACTTCATCGCCATGCTCGCCGACTTCGACTCGGGCGGCGGCCTGCACTACGTGACCGACGAGACCTGGATCGAGGAGCTGGGCGTGCACTACGCGCTCGGCGTCGACGGGCTCAACATCTTCCTCGTGGGGCTCACCGCGCTGCTGTGGACGGCGGCCGTGGGCTGGGCGGCCGCGCGGGAATGGGACCGGCCGCAGCACTTCTTCTTCCACCTGGGACTGGCCGAGACGGCCGTGCTCGGCGCCTTCCTCGCCCAGGACCTCGCGCTGTTCGTCGTCTTCTTCGACCTGATGCTCGTGCCGTTCTACTTCCTGGTGGGCATCTGGGGCGAGGGCGACCGCGTGCGCGCCACCACCAAGCTCGTGATCTACACGCTCGCCGGGTCGCTCCTCATGCTGGCCGGCGCGGTGGCGCTGGGCGTGCTCTCCACACCGGAGGGCGGTGCGATCTCGTTCCTGTTCTCCGACCTCGAGCAGCGCACGACCGAGGCCGGCACCCAGTACTGGATCTTCGCGCTGTTCGCGCTCGCGTTCCTCGTCAAGGCTCCGGCGTTCCCGCTGCACGGCTGGATGCCCGACGCCTACCGGGCCACGCCGATCCCGGTTCTGGTGCTGCTGTCGGCCGTGCTGTCGAAGGTCGGCGTGTACGCGTTCCTCAAGATCGTGCTGCCGATCCTGCCGGAAGCCTCGCACCACTTCCAGGAGATCCTCATCGCCATCGCGGTGGTGTCCATCCTCTACGGCTCCGTGCTCGCGTTCTCGCAGGACGAGGCGCGCCTGGTGGTGGGCTACTCGTCGATCGCGCAGCTCGGCTTCATCGTGCTCGGGATCTTCTCGCTCGACCAGAAGGGCGCCCAGGGCGCGCTCATGCAGATGGTCAACCACGGGCTGGTGGCGGCGGCGCTGTTCTTCATCATCGCCGTGCTGGGGGCGCGAGCCGGCGGCTCGGAGTCGCTCGAGCGGATGGGCGGCATCGCGCTGCGGGCGCCTGTGCTGGCCGCGCTGTTCCTGGTCGTCTCCCTGGCCACGCTGGCCATGCCCGGCACGCCCAACTTCGTGGGCGAGATCCTGATCCTCTTCGGCGTCTTGGAGCAGAAGCTCGTGTGGGGCGTCGTGGCCAGCACGGGCGTGGTGCTGGCCGCCGTGTACATGATCCGGATGTTCCAGCGGGCCATGCACAACCGCGCCGGGCCGGCTGTCGAGTCGCGTGAGATCGGGCGGCTCGGGCTCGGCGTGCTCGCGCCGCTCACCGCGATCATCGTGGCGCTGGGCGTGTACCCCCAGCTCATCCTCGAGCGCACCGAGCCGGCGACCGAGGCCAAGACCGCCGAGGCGCGCGCGCTCGCGGTGCCACCGCCGCCCGCCGCGGCCGAGGGCGCCGTGCCGCAGGGGCGTCCGTTCCTGCCGCCGGGCGCGGAGGGGCTGCCGCCCGGAGCCGTGCCGCCGCAGGGCCAGGTGCCTCAGGGGCAGGGGCCGCAGGGGCAGGTGCCTGTCCCGTGA
- a CDS encoding NADH-quinone oxidoreductase subunit N, which produces MSLLAQIQAPEIDYQGISPLFALVGGTVVVLMVGLLRPAAVQRVVVPALTIVTLAAAAGLTIWNWQPGDVEPIIENALAVDALALGLAMLFYVSGLAAVVLSVRSDAVREAGAGEYHALLLGSITGMVVLASAENLITLFIGIELLSIPLYVLCAARVRSAPSLEAGLKYLIVGSVGSATLLYGLALIFGATGATDFDAIAAAIGASDGVSVTDPLLLTGIALSLTGLAFKASVAPFHQWTPDVYQGAPTPITAFMAVATKAAAFAIFLRLLDHALVTSQVEWGPALFALACVTIVIGNVGAIAQSSLKRMLAWSGVAQAGYLLAGVVVGTRLGLQATAFYLAVYLLMNIAAFAVVIARERVSEHGDDIRSLDGLGRAAPLLAWPMTIAMLALAGIPGTAGFIGKFYLIDASVAGEYEWMGIAIVVGSMISLVYYLRVLAVMWMGPFEIELPGPLRRRVKPVGGWSPEADPRAQPEVVAVAVIAAAATIFLGIWPDPLFDLARDVGTSLSSLR; this is translated from the coding sequence GTGAGCCTGCTCGCCCAGATCCAGGCGCCGGAGATCGACTACCAGGGCATCTCGCCGCTGTTCGCGCTCGTGGGCGGCACGGTGGTCGTGCTGATGGTGGGCCTGCTGCGCCCGGCCGCCGTGCAGCGCGTCGTGGTCCCCGCGCTCACCATCGTCACGCTCGCCGCCGCCGCCGGGCTCACGATCTGGAACTGGCAGCCCGGCGACGTCGAGCCGATCATCGAGAACGCGCTGGCCGTGGACGCGCTGGCGCTCGGGCTCGCCATGCTGTTCTACGTCTCGGGGCTCGCGGCGGTGGTGCTGTCGGTGCGCTCCGACGCTGTGCGCGAAGCCGGCGCGGGCGAGTACCACGCGCTGCTGCTGGGATCGATCACCGGCATGGTCGTGCTCGCATCCGCCGAGAACCTGATCACGCTCTTCATCGGGATCGAGCTGCTGTCGATTCCGCTGTACGTGCTCTGCGCGGCGCGGGTGCGCTCCGCTCCCTCGCTCGAGGCGGGGCTGAAGTACCTCATCGTGGGATCGGTCGGCTCGGCCACGCTGCTCTACGGGCTCGCGCTGATCTTCGGCGCCACCGGCGCCACGGACTTCGATGCGATCGCGGCGGCCATCGGCGCGTCCGACGGCGTCTCGGTCACCGACCCGCTGCTGCTCACCGGCATCGCGCTCTCGCTCACCGGGCTCGCCTTCAAGGCGTCGGTCGCGCCGTTCCACCAGTGGACGCCCGACGTCTACCAGGGCGCCCCCACCCCCATCACCGCGTTCATGGCGGTCGCCACCAAGGCGGCCGCGTTCGCCATCTTCCTGCGGCTGCTCGACCACGCGCTGGTGACCTCGCAGGTCGAGTGGGGCCCGGCGCTGTTCGCCCTCGCCTGCGTGACGATCGTGATCGGCAACGTGGGCGCCATCGCCCAGAGCTCGCTCAAGCGCATGCTCGCGTGGTCCGGCGTGGCGCAGGCGGGATACCTGCTCGCGGGCGTGGTGGTGGGCACGCGCCTGGGCCTGCAGGCCACCGCCTTCTACCTCGCCGTCTACCTGCTGATGAACATCGCGGCGTTCGCGGTGGTCATCGCGCGGGAGCGCGTGTCCGAGCACGGCGACGACATCCGCTCCCTCGACGGCCTGGGCCGCGCCGCGCCGCTGCTGGCCTGGCCGATGACCATCGCCATGCTGGCCCTGGCCGGCATCCCGGGCACGGCAGGCTTCATCGGCAAGTTCTATCTGATCGACGCCTCCGTGGCGGGCGAGTACGAATGGATGGGCATCGCCATCGTCGTGGGCTCGATGATCTCCCTCGTCTACTACCTGCGGGTACTCGCCGTGATGTGGATGGGGCCCTTCGAGATCGAGCTTCCCGGGCCGCTGCGCCGCCGCGTCAAGCCCGTGGGCGGCTGGTCGCCCGAGGCGGATCCGCGGGCGCAGCCGGAGGTCGTGGCGGTGGCCGTGATCGCCGCCGCGGCCACGATCTTCCTCGGGATCTGGCCGGACCCGCTGTTCGACCTCGCCCGCGACGTGGGCACGTCGCTGTCGAGCCTGCGCTGA
- a CDS encoding aldehyde dehydrogenase family protein, which translates to MSLPPFRNEPTLELRRSRDREALLGGLRELEPRLPLRVPVLIGGDAGGAEGIESTDPGNPARVVAVAGAAGERDVEQAVRRAAEAARRWGALPAAERAEILIRAAALLRERRLMLAALQVRECAKPWGEADADVCEAIDFLEYYAREAVALERGPELLQVPGERNAMRHVARGVVAVISPWNFPLAIPCGMTAAGLATGNAVVLKPAEQSPGCAGELVRALHEAGVPPDALALLPGLGDAGAALVRHTGVHAIAFTGSGAVGLEIIRAAAETPPGQRHVKRVVAEMGGKNCVIVDSDADLDEAVPAIVRSAFVYAGQKCSACARVLAHEALVDRLLERIEGAVATLRVGQADTFGTDVPPVIEEEAHDRVRRYAELAASEGRVAAGGGDVPDEGWFHAPTLATDLPPDSAVLRDEIFGPLVTVERVPSIDAACDTVEASPFALTGGLFSRSPDTVREVTARLPVGNLYVNRHITGAMVGRQPFGGNRLSGVGAKAGGPDYLLQFTEPRVVTENTMRHGLVVE; encoded by the coding sequence GTGAGCCTGCCGCCGTTTCGCAACGAGCCCACGCTGGAGCTGCGCCGCTCGCGCGACCGCGAGGCGCTGCTGGGCGGGCTGCGCGAGCTCGAGCCGCGGCTGCCGCTGCGCGTGCCCGTGCTGATCGGCGGTGACGCAGGGGGCGCGGAGGGCATCGAGTCCACCGACCCCGGCAACCCCGCGCGGGTGGTGGCCGTGGCGGGCGCCGCGGGCGAGCGCGACGTGGAGCAGGCCGTGCGCCGCGCCGCCGAGGCCGCCCGCCGGTGGGGCGCACTGCCGGCGGCGGAGCGAGCCGAGATCCTCATCCGGGCGGCTGCCCTCCTGCGCGAGCGCCGCCTCATGCTCGCCGCGCTGCAGGTGCGCGAGTGCGCCAAGCCGTGGGGCGAGGCCGACGCCGACGTCTGCGAGGCCATCGACTTCCTCGAGTACTACGCGCGCGAGGCGGTCGCCCTGGAGCGCGGCCCCGAGCTGCTGCAGGTGCCCGGCGAGCGCAACGCCATGCGCCACGTGGCGCGCGGCGTGGTGGCGGTCATCTCACCGTGGAACTTCCCGCTCGCCATCCCCTGCGGGATGACCGCGGCCGGCCTGGCCACCGGCAACGCGGTGGTGCTCAAGCCGGCCGAGCAGTCCCCGGGCTGCGCCGGCGAGCTCGTGCGCGCGCTCCACGAGGCGGGCGTTCCGCCGGACGCGCTCGCGCTGCTGCCGGGCCTCGGCGACGCGGGCGCCGCGCTCGTCAGGCACACGGGCGTGCACGCCATCGCCTTCACCGGCTCCGGCGCGGTCGGGCTCGAGATCATCCGCGCCGCCGCCGAGACGCCGCCGGGCCAGCGCCACGTGAAGCGCGTCGTGGCCGAGATGGGCGGCAAGAACTGCGTGATCGTCGATTCCGACGCCGACCTCGACGAGGCCGTCCCCGCCATCGTGCGCTCGGCGTTCGTCTATGCGGGCCAGAAATGCTCGGCCTGCGCGCGCGTGCTCGCCCACGAGGCGTTGGTCGACAGGCTGCTGGAGCGCATCGAGGGCGCGGTCGCGACGCTGCGGGTGGGGCAGGCGGACACGTTCGGCACCGACGTCCCGCCGGTCATCGAGGAGGAGGCGCACGACCGCGTGCGCCGCTACGCCGAGCTCGCCGCCTCCGAAGGCCGCGTCGCAGCCGGCGGCGGAGACGTGCCGGACGAGGGCTGGTTCCACGCGCCGACGCTGGCTACGGACCTGCCACCGGACTCCGCCGTGCTGCGCGACGAGATCTTCGGACCGCTGGTGACGGTCGAGCGCGTGCCGAGCATCGACGCGGCCTGCGACACCGTGGAGGCGTCCCCGTTCGCCCTCACCGGCGGCCTCTTCTCGCGCAGCCCCGACACCGTCCGTGAGGTCACCGCCCGGCTGCCGGTGGGCAACCTCTACGTGAACCGCCACATCACCGGCGCGATGGTGGGACGCCAGCCCTTCGGCGGCAACCGCCTCTCCGGTGTGGGCGCCAAGGCCGGCGGGCCGGACTACCTGCTCCAGTTCACAGAGCCGCGCGTGGTCACCGAGAACACGATGCGCCACGGGCTCGTGGTGGAGTAG
- a CDS encoding proline dehydrogenase family protein, producing the protein MASDLQPAILEVGRALDAAYPSRTRNPLKAIDERAMALAATDQELKAALFRFVDVTPACRSLDDLARHLTGFLDELPERPPSLDMAVRMARSRTGRAALGAAAAAGVRHMAHRFIAGESPRAARGELRGLWSRGVAASVDLLGEATVSAAEADRYAARCAEALDELAEAAAASDLPAADANLSVKVSALTPLMRPDAPDLGREDAAGRLRPLLRRARELGAHLHIDMESLDSLETTLDLVLDLLGEEEFAGGPSAGLVLQAYLRDSPAELDRILAWARSCPRTPPLVVRLVKGAYWDHEVVEARQHGWSPPVFESKADCDRNFEALTRRLLDAAPLVRVAIASHNLRSVAHAIAYADGRELELQVLRGLGDELGQALATRGHRVRVYCPVGDLVAGMAYLVRRLLENTANDSFLGAQARGAPVEELLAAP; encoded by the coding sequence ATGGCGAGCGACCTCCAGCCGGCCATCCTCGAGGTCGGCCGGGCGCTGGACGCCGCCTACCCGTCCCGCACGCGCAACCCGCTCAAGGCCATCGACGAGCGAGCCATGGCGCTGGCCGCCACCGACCAGGAGCTCAAGGCCGCGCTGTTCCGCTTCGTGGACGTCACCCCCGCCTGCCGCTCGCTCGACGACCTCGCCCGGCACCTCACCGGCTTCCTGGACGAGCTGCCCGAACGGCCGCCGTCGCTCGACATGGCGGTGCGCATGGCGCGCTCCAGGACGGGGCGCGCCGCACTCGGGGCCGCCGCCGCGGCGGGCGTGCGGCACATGGCCCACCGCTTCATCGCGGGGGAGTCCCCGCGCGCGGCGCGCGGGGAGCTGCGCGGTCTCTGGAGCCGGGGCGTCGCCGCGTCGGTGGACCTGCTCGGCGAGGCCACCGTCAGCGCCGCCGAGGCCGACCGCTACGCGGCCCGCTGCGCCGAGGCGCTCGACGAGCTGGCGGAGGCCGCCGCCGCGAGCGACCTCCCCGCCGCGGACGCCAACCTGTCGGTGAAGGTGTCCGCGTTGACGCCGCTCATGCGCCCCGACGCTCCGGACCTGGGGCGCGAGGACGCCGCCGGCCGGCTGCGCCCGCTGCTGCGCCGCGCGCGCGAGCTCGGCGCCCACCTGCACATCGACATGGAGTCGCTCGACTCGCTGGAGACCACCCTCGACCTCGTACTCGACCTGCTGGGCGAGGAGGAGTTCGCCGGGGGGCCGTCCGCCGGACTCGTGCTCCAGGCCTACCTGCGCGACTCGCCCGCCGAGCTCGACCGCATCCTCGCCTGGGCGCGGTCGTGCCCGCGCACGCCGCCGCTCGTCGTGCGGCTCGTGAAGGGCGCGTACTGGGACCACGAGGTGGTGGAGGCGCGCCAGCACGGCTGGTCGCCGCCGGTGTTCGAGTCCAAGGCCGACTGCGACCGCAACTTCGAGGCTCTCACCCGCCGCCTCCTGGATGCCGCCCCGCTCGTGCGGGTGGCCATCGCCTCCCACAACCTGCGCTCGGTGGCGCACGCCATCGCCTACGCGGACGGCCGTGAGCTCGAGCTCCAGGTGTTGCGTGGGCTGGGCGACGAGCTCGGTCAGGCGCTTGCCACGCGCGGGCACCGCGTGCGTGTGTACTGCCCGGTCGGCGACCTCGTCGCCGGCATGGCCTACCTCGTGCGCAGACTGCTGGAGAACACCGCCAACGACTCGTTCCTCGGCGCCCAGGCGCGCGGGGCGCCGGTGGAGGAGCTGCTGGCCGCCCCGTGA